One stretch of Pseudoramibacter sp. DNA includes these proteins:
- a CDS encoding acyl-[acyl-carrier-protein] thioesterase, protein MNKSNIFYQDQKIYTYDCLQNYCASPVSVLNYFQEIALEHSAALKAGPYELDRMHLAWIVVKYHIEIIDYPKFLQTVRVGTWAGAAQGFIANRGFVLEDEDGKTMVKGQSHWMMMDFDKDHIVRVGDNEINNVYQFKEDGDKYRIPRLKRVADWDSHRQFAVRYLDIDYNGHVNNVRYLAWAFEAIPADLISKVEVADFDILYKEQAKFGDVVTVCYKKTDDTHCRMDIQNQDGLLLCQIGMTLRPASQKPNHE, encoded by the coding sequence ATGAACAAGTCGAATATTTTTTATCAGGATCAGAAAATCTATACCTATGACTGTCTCCAGAATTACTGCGCTTCCCCGGTCAGCGTCCTGAATTACTTTCAGGAAATTGCCTTGGAGCACAGCGCGGCGCTGAAAGCCGGCCCCTATGAACTGGACCGGATGCATCTGGCGTGGATCGTGGTCAAGTATCACATCGAAATCATCGATTATCCCAAATTTCTTCAGACGGTGCGCGTCGGCACCTGGGCAGGGGCGGCCCAGGGCTTTATCGCCAACCGCGGCTTCGTGCTGGAAGACGAAGACGGGAAGACCATGGTTAAAGGGCAGTCCCACTGGATGATGATGGATTTTGATAAAGACCACATCGTCCGGGTCGGCGACAATGAAATTAACAATGTTTATCAATTTAAAGAAGACGGCGACAAATACCGGATTCCGCGGCTCAAGCGTGTCGCCGATTGGGACAGTCATCGCCAGTTTGCCGTGCGCTATTTGGACATCGACTACAATGGACACGTCAACAACGTCCGCTACCTGGCCTGGGCCTTCGAAGCGATTCCGGCAGACTTGATTTCGAAAGTAGAAGTGGCGGATTTCGACATTTTGTACAAGGAACAGGCGAAATTCGGCGACGTGGTGACAGTCTGCTATAAAAAGACAGACGACACCCACTGCCGGATGGATATTCAGAATCAGGACGGCCTGCTGCTGTGCCAGATCGGCATGACGCTCCGGCCGGCGTCCCAGAAACCCAACCACGAATGA
- a CDS encoding acyltransferase, with amino-acid sequence MITIQNLFDLNHTQAASYLEQFTYPWEALEGIHDLILELGKSLPEEAYDHPEEGIWIHKTADVFPSAYIGAPCIIGAHTQVRHGAFIRQSALVGENCVVGNSVELKNVILFDNVETPHYNYVGDSILGFHAHMGAGSITSNVRADRQPVWVHDGDKDLETGRKKFGAMLGDYVEVGCNAVLNPGTVIGPHTNIYPTTCVRGVVAPESIVKNSGEIVKKR; translated from the coding sequence ATGATAACCATTCAAAACTTATTTGATCTCAACCATACCCAGGCTGCCTCTTATCTAGAACAATTCACTTATCCCTGGGAAGCCTTAGAAGGCATTCACGATTTAATTTTAGAATTGGGGAAATCGCTTCCTGAAGAAGCATACGATCACCCGGAAGAGGGCATCTGGATTCACAAAACGGCTGACGTCTTTCCGTCAGCCTATATCGGCGCGCCGTGCATCATCGGCGCCCACACCCAGGTGCGCCACGGCGCCTTCATCCGGCAGTCGGCCCTGGTCGGCGAAAACTGCGTCGTCGGCAACTCCGTGGAGCTGAAAAACGTCATTTTGTTTGATAACGTCGAAACGCCTCACTACAATTACGTCGGGGACAGCATTCTAGGGTTCCACGCCCACATGGGCGCCGGCTCCATCACGTCCAACGTCCGGGCGGACCGGCAGCCGGTTTGGGTGCACGACGGCGACAAGGATCTGGAAACCGGCCGGAAAAAATTCGGCGCCATGCTCGGCGATTACGTCGAAGTGGGCTGCAATGCCGTGCTCAATCCCGGAACCGTGATCGGCCCCCACACGAACATTTACCCGACGACCTGCGTCCGCGGCGTCGTCGCGCCGGAATCGATCGTGAAAAATTCAGGAGAAATTGTCAAGAAGCGTTAA
- a CDS encoding O-antigen ligase family protein, translated as MKEELKRFVNTDLNSWLFFISYTVYLFVSIINTSFFVVDYQFTMGTKLLILSILLLICKEIINTPRSTKEKLGVLLGFAFLLVINFTIGDVVTDSVTWIVVFIICARDIDFEKVVKLTIVVSSILLAVIVFSSFAGIIQNHFDSYVARPRHWVGFRYASFGPTLLFNISALVVYIRKEKLGKLELLILGPANVAMFIMTNSRLPFYLTILVLVFAYLSQYRTIPADKLKPLWMLMVASPLIFGSICLWAGYHYDPNVPRWASLNATLSGRLRLEYTSLTTRGIKWWPRAFPMSTDGGVFNPGYNFIDSLYILVLQEYGIIFSILFMVLVIYGLWKMYQREEYYLLFVSSAYALFAIIDQLILGINYNTFWLALGVALFATEHDKDFLTANTRHIPISEIESIIGSAPARPGGTATRSSASQRAQMQRTPLKPYTRQTTASRPVSRSSSDTSNQAAEIARQLRQSRRTQNSPYEKTTNRNTRRYRRR; from the coding sequence ATGAAAGAGGAACTCAAGCGTTTTGTCAATACGGACTTAAACAGCTGGCTGTTTTTCATTTCCTATACGGTTTACCTTTTTGTTTCCATTATCAATACGTCGTTCTTCGTCGTCGACTATCAGTTCACGATGGGAACGAAGCTCTTGATTTTGAGCATCCTGCTCTTGATCTGCAAGGAAATCATCAATACGCCCCGGTCCACTAAAGAAAAGCTCGGCGTCCTTCTGGGCTTTGCTTTTCTTTTGGTGATTAACTTTACTATCGGGGACGTGGTGACGGATTCGGTGACCTGGATCGTGGTGTTCATCATCTGCGCCCGGGACATCGACTTTGAAAAAGTGGTCAAGCTCACGATCGTGGTCAGCTCCATTCTGCTGGCGGTCATCGTGTTCAGTTCCTTTGCGGGCATCATCCAGAATCATTTCGATTCCTACGTGGCCAGACCCCGGCATTGGGTGGGCTTTCGCTACGCGTCTTTCGGTCCGACCCTTTTGTTTAACATCAGCGCTTTGGTGGTGTACATCCGAAAGGAAAAACTGGGAAAACTGGAGCTGCTCATTCTCGGGCCGGCCAATGTGGCGATGTTCATCATGACCAATTCCAGACTGCCTTTTTATCTGACGATTCTGGTGCTGGTCTTTGCCTATTTGTCCCAGTACCGCACCATTCCGGCGGACAAGCTGAAGCCTCTGTGGATGCTCATGGTGGCGTCGCCGCTGATTTTCGGTTCGATCTGTCTCTGGGCCGGGTATCATTACGATCCCAATGTGCCCAGATGGGCGAGTCTGAATGCGACCCTTTCGGGGCGGCTTCGTCTGGAATACACCTCGCTGACGACCCGGGGGATCAAATGGTGGCCCCGGGCCTTTCCGATGTCCACCGACGGCGGGGTGTTCAATCCCGGCTACAATTTTATCGATTCCCTGTATATTCTGGTGCTTCAGGAATACGGGATCATCTTCAGCATACTCTTTATGGTGCTGGTGATCTATGGGCTGTGGAAAATGTATCAGCGGGAAGAATATTACCTGCTCTTCGTCTCTTCGGCCTACGCCCTTTTTGCGATCATCGATCAGCTGATTTTGGGCATCAATTACAACACCTTCTGGCTGGCCCTGGGGGTGGCCCTGTTTGCCACCGAACACGACAAGGACTTCCTGACGGCCAACACGCGCCACATTCCGATTTCGGAAATTGAATCCATTATCGGAAGCGCCCCGGCTCGGCCCGGCGGCACCGCCACAAGAAGCAGCGCGAGTCAGCGGGCCCAGATGCAGCGCACGCCGCTGAAGCCTTATACCAGGCAGACGACGGCGTCCCGGCCGGTCTCCAGGAGCAGCTCGGACACCTCGAACCAGGCAGCTGAAATCGCCCGCCAGCTCCGACAGAGCCGGAGAACCCAGAACAGTCCGTATGAAAAAACAACCAACCGCAATACCCGCCGGTACCGCAGACGTTAG
- a CDS encoding HAD family hydrolase, whose amino-acid sequence MQKKETEGLTQREMVPTEMGPVCLSKTEYADYALKKALARNPAPFCGVIFDMDGVIFDSEREVLYAWQQVAKRHSIPDIEKVIVACLGTNFQATRRTFDDYYGKDFPFEQYEDEMRTIFFARYDERHGLPLKKGAVELLQNLKSRGVPVALASSTREKTVRKELTDVGIIQYFDVLVCGDMVKRSKPAPDIFLKAAEAIAISPETGFVIEDSYNGVRAAYAAELRPIMVPDLKKPDEEMRQKTEAIFPDLEVVQTYFDALGVKL is encoded by the coding sequence ATGCAAAAAAAAGAAACGGAAGGGTTGACCCAGAGGGAAATGGTGCCGACGGAAATGGGACCGGTCTGTCTATCCAAAACGGAATACGCGGATTACGCTTTGAAAAAGGCGCTCGCCAGGAATCCGGCGCCTTTTTGCGGCGTGATTTTCGATATGGATGGCGTGATTTTCGATTCTGAACGAGAAGTGCTGTACGCCTGGCAGCAGGTGGCGAAGCGCCACAGTATTCCGGATATCGAAAAAGTGATCGTGGCCTGCCTTGGGACTAACTTTCAGGCGACGCGCCGGACCTTTGACGACTATTACGGGAAGGATTTTCCCTTTGAACAGTACGAAGATGAGATGCGGACCATTTTCTTCGCCCGCTACGACGAACGTCACGGTCTGCCCTTAAAAAAAGGCGCCGTCGAACTGCTTCAGAATCTCAAATCCCGGGGTGTACCCGTGGCTTTGGCGTCATCGACCCGGGAAAAAACCGTGCGGAAAGAACTGACGGACGTCGGTATCATTCAGTACTTTGACGTTTTGGTCTGCGGCGATATGGTCAAGCGCAGCAAGCCGGCGCCGGATATTTTTCTGAAGGCGGCGGAGGCCATTGCGATTTCGCCGGAAACGGGCTTCGTCATCGAAGATTCCTACAACGGCGTCCGCGCGGCCTACGCGGCGGAGCTCAGGCCGATCATGGTGCCGGATCTCAAAAAACCTGACGAAGAAATGCGTCAGAAGACCGAAGCGATTTTCCCAGATCTGGAAGTGGTGCAGACCTATTTTGACGCCCTTGGCGTGAAATTGTGA
- the hslO gene encoding Hsp33 family molecular chaperone HslO produces the protein MSDYIVTATSAQASIRAFAIDATELVEKARTLHDTTPVMTAALGRLLAAGAMMGSMMKGKDDVLTLQISGDGPAGGLTVTANSRGEVKGYAVNPEADRPINAKGKLDVGGAIGNGTLTVIRDMGLKEPYNGICNLISGEIAEDLAYYFNVSEQTPSAVGLGVRVKADGSVENAGGFIVQLMPDASEATVSQLEAQIEKIDSITAMLEKGMTPENILEAILEPMGIEWTGKLPAAFVCDCSEDRVSRALSAISLKELDAMIADGEPIEVRCHFCGKAYVFSVEDLKKIREEAAGQKIKKIQVHDGLNQ, from the coding sequence ATGTCAGATTATATTGTAACAGCGACGTCAGCACAGGCGAGCATCCGCGCTTTTGCAATCGACGCAACGGAACTGGTCGAAAAAGCGCGGACCCTGCACGACACGACGCCGGTGATGACGGCGGCTTTAGGACGGCTCCTCGCGGCGGGCGCCATGATGGGCAGCATGATGAAGGGGAAAGACGATGTCTTGACTCTTCAGATCAGTGGTGACGGACCGGCGGGGGGCCTCACAGTGACCGCCAACAGCCGGGGCGAAGTGAAGGGCTACGCCGTGAATCCAGAAGCAGACCGGCCCATTAACGCCAAAGGCAAGCTCGATGTGGGCGGTGCGATTGGAAACGGCACCCTGACAGTCATTCGGGATATGGGGCTCAAAGAACCCTACAACGGCATCTGCAATTTGATTTCCGGCGAAATCGCAGAAGATCTGGCCTATTATTTTAATGTGTCGGAACAGACGCCATCAGCCGTAGGCCTCGGCGTTCGGGTAAAGGCCGACGGTTCGGTGGAAAACGCCGGGGGCTTTATCGTTCAGCTGATGCCCGACGCTTCGGAAGCGACGGTGTCCCAGCTGGAAGCCCAGATCGAAAAAATCGATTCGATCACGGCGATGCTTGAAAAAGGCATGACCCCGGAAAATATTTTAGAGGCCATTCTTGAACCGATGGGGATCGAATGGACGGGCAAACTCCCGGCCGCTTTCGTGTGTGACTGCTCCGAAGATCGGGTCAGCCGGGCGCTTTCAGCGATCAGTCTCAAAGAGCTGGACGCCATGATCGCAGACGGCGAACCCATTGAAGTGCGCTGCCATTTCTGCGGCAAAGCTTATGTGTTCTCGGTCGAAGATTTGAAAAAGATCCGGGAAGAAGCCGCCGGCCAAAAAATAAAAAAGATTCAAGTCCATGACGGCTTGAATCAGTAA
- the cobS gene encoding adenosylcobinamide-GDP ribazoletransferase has translation MNFFREFLIGLSFYTRIPIQLKDVSEEEFYRCMLLMPVIGAVIGAALWGFGWCVSWLRMPEIAAILILIFYIWLTGGLHFDGVADTIDGVFSARDHDKMMKIMKDSRLGSFGAIGLVLLMMTLWIGYRRVIAGHFLIVLALMPVVGRYAAIQTCCISSYAEGGGGLGRRITEITRGWHVAVYAAAIAAVCGWLSMRLLLAFAVSALLNFIMMWDLKRKIGGITGDTIGMTIEMNQAFFMIVFLILQNIGVGLPSMV, from the coding sequence GTGAATTTTTTTCGTGAATTTTTAATTGGTTTGTCTTTTTACACGCGGATTCCGATTCAGCTGAAGGACGTCAGCGAAGAGGAGTTTTACCGCTGCATGCTTTTGATGCCCGTCATCGGCGCGGTAATCGGCGCGGCCCTCTGGGGATTCGGGTGGTGCGTTTCCTGGCTGCGCATGCCGGAAATCGCCGCGATTCTGATTTTGATCTTTTACATCTGGCTGACCGGCGGCCTGCACTTCGACGGGGTTGCCGACACCATTGACGGGGTCTTTTCAGCCCGGGATCACGACAAGATGATGAAAATCATGAAGGACAGCCGCCTAGGATCTTTCGGAGCGATCGGCCTCGTGCTTTTGATGATGACCCTGTGGATCGGCTACCGCCGCGTCATCGCCGGCCATTTTCTCATCGTACTGGCCTTGATGCCCGTGGTCGGGCGCTACGCCGCCATCCAGACCTGCTGCATTTCGTCCTACGCCGAAGGCGGCGGCGGCCTCGGACGGCGCATCACGGAAATCACCCGAGGCTGGCATGTGGCGGTGTACGCCGCTGCCATCGCAGCGGTCTGCGGGTGGCTGTCGATGCGCCTTCTGCTGGCTTTTGCCGTCAGCGCGCTGTTAAACTTTATCATGATGTGGGATTTGAAGCGCAAGATCGGCGGGATCACCGGAGATACCATCGGCATGACCATCGAGATGAACCAGGCCTTTTTCATGATCGTCTTTCTGATTCTCCAGAACATTGGCGTAGGCCTACCAAGTATGGTATAA
- a CDS encoding HPr family phosphocarrier protein — protein MLTKNIVVKNKAGLHAKPASLFVETANEFSSEIYISKGSMRVNAKSIMGVMILAVSKGDEILLEVNGDDEKAAMDRLTALIDNKFGLPDE, from the coding sequence ATGCTTACAAAAAATATAGTGGTAAAGAATAAAGCGGGGCTTCATGCAAAACCAGCGTCGCTTTTTGTCGAAACGGCAAATGAGTTTTCAAGCGAAATTTATATCAGCAAAGGGTCGATGCGCGTCAACGCGAAAAGTATTATGGGCGTCATGATTTTGGCAGTTTCCAAGGGCGATGAAATTCTGCTCGAAGTCAACGGCGACGATGAAAAAGCGGCGATGGACCGTTTGACCGCACTGATCGACAACAAGTTCGGGCTGCCGGACGAATAA
- a CDS encoding YgiQ family radical SAM protein, with product MKLSKITIDETLPFPRNQREMQALNWTACDFVMVSGDAFVDHSAFGPAIIARVLADLGYKVGVIAQPQWDDVNAFKVLGKPRLAFLVSSGNMDSMVCHYTVNKKRRHDDAYTPSGKTGARPDRAVITYCGRIREAYGKVPIVIGGIEASLRRFAHYDYWQDRVRRPILFDSGADLVVYGMGEKAIAEVAEALDAGLPIDQITYIRGTGVIMDEKPDDSLQLPAFETVSEPSPEGKRAFAEMTRLIDLCSNPFEERPAVQGCGARYFVQNPPQMPLTTQEMDDVYDLPYTGLQLNPGPEIPGMSEMRFSITSNRGCFGSCAFCAIAMHQGRIISSRSQASILREAKAMTRDPRFKGMIYDVGGPTANFLHPACKKQLKSGACPNRECLFPEVCPNIDADQGDFCEMLKALRGVPEIRKVFVRSGIRYDYLMADSSDAAFKELVRHHVSGQLRVAPEHISDRVLHYMGKPSFAKYRRFVDRFNAINRAEHLNQYVVPYFISSHPGSTLRDAVALAEYLRDHHLEPEQVQDFYPTPGSRATAMYYTGLDLETLRPIHVPKGHEKRLQRALLQYRDPKNRKLVVEALKRCGREDLIGPGPRCLIHPRHSANRKTITRNRKRGKKHGLSTRNKR from the coding sequence ATGAAATTATCGAAAATCACGATCGATGAAACGCTGCCATTCCCGCGAAATCAAAGGGAAATGCAGGCTTTAAACTGGACGGCCTGCGATTTTGTCATGGTTTCCGGGGATGCCTTCGTCGATCATTCTGCATTTGGGCCGGCCATTATCGCCCGGGTGCTGGCCGATCTGGGCTACAAGGTGGGGGTCATCGCCCAGCCCCAATGGGACGATGTGAACGCCTTTAAGGTGCTGGGCAAACCCCGGCTGGCGTTTCTGGTGTCGTCGGGTAATATGGACTCCATGGTCTGCCATTATACGGTCAATAAAAAAAGGCGCCACGACGACGCTTATACCCCCAGCGGCAAAACCGGGGCGCGGCCGGACCGGGCGGTGATCACGTACTGCGGCCGGATTCGGGAGGCCTACGGCAAGGTGCCCATTGTCATCGGCGGCATTGAAGCCAGTCTGCGGCGGTTCGCTCATTACGACTACTGGCAGGACCGGGTCCGCCGTCCGATTCTCTTTGATTCCGGCGCAGATCTCGTGGTCTACGGCATGGGCGAAAAGGCCATTGCCGAGGTGGCCGAAGCCCTAGACGCGGGACTGCCCATCGATCAGATCACTTATATCCGGGGGACCGGCGTGATCATGGATGAAAAGCCCGATGACAGCCTCCAGCTGCCGGCTTTTGAGACGGTCTCAGAACCCAGTCCTGAAGGAAAGCGGGCTTTTGCCGAGATGACCCGCCTTATCGATTTGTGCAGCAATCCCTTTGAAGAACGGCCGGCGGTTCAGGGCTGCGGCGCCCGGTATTTTGTCCAGAATCCACCCCAGATGCCCCTGACCACCCAGGAAATGGACGACGTTTACGATCTGCCCTATACCGGGCTTCAGCTCAATCCCGGGCCGGAGATTCCGGGAATGTCGGAAATGCGCTTTTCCATCACGTCCAACCGCGGCTGTTTCGGCAGCTGCGCTTTCTGCGCCATCGCCATGCATCAGGGCCGGATCATCTCAAGCCGGAGCCAGGCCTCTATTCTGCGGGAAGCCAAGGCGATGACCCGGGATCCGCGGTTCAAGGGGATGATTTATGATGTGGGCGGACCCACTGCAAACTTTCTGCATCCGGCCTGTAAGAAACAGCTGAAATCCGGGGCGTGCCCAAATCGGGAATGTCTGTTCCCGGAAGTCTGTCCGAACATCGACGCCGATCAGGGAGATTTCTGCGAGATGTTAAAAGCGCTTCGCGGGGTGCCGGAGATCCGGAAGGTCTTCGTGCGTTCCGGCATCCGCTACGATTACCTCATGGCAGACAGCAGTGATGCCGCCTTTAAAGAACTGGTGCGCCATCACGTCAGCGGCCAGCTCAGGGTCGCGCCGGAGCACATCTCGGACCGGGTGCTCCATTACATGGGCAAGCCTTCCTTTGCGAAATACCGGCGCTTTGTGGACCGCTTTAATGCCATCAACAGGGCCGAACATCTCAATCAATATGTGGTGCCGTATTTCATCTCCAGCCATCCCGGTTCGACACTGAGGGATGCGGTGGCCCTGGCGGAATACCTGCGGGATCATCACCTTGAGCCGGAGCAGGTTCAGGATTTTTATCCGACGCCGGGCTCCCGGGCGACGGCCATGTATTACACGGGGCTTGATCTGGAAACCCTGAGGCCCATTCACGTGCCCAAGGGGCATGAAAAGCGTCTCCAGCGGGCGCTGCTGCAGTACCGGGACCCGAAAAACAGAAAATTAGTTGTTGAAGCGCTGAAGCGCTGCGGCCGGGAAGATCTTATCGGCCCGGGGCCGCGCTGTCTCATTCATCCGCGGCATTCTGCCAATAGAAAGACGATCACTCGCAATCGAAAGAGAGGAAAAAAACATGGTTTATCGACCAGAAATAAGCGGTAA
- the glf gene encoding UDP-galactopyranose mutase: MKYDYLIVGTGLYGAVFAHEAKAAGKTVMMIDKRPNIAGNVYTKKVEGINVHQYGAHIFHTNNEAVWQYVNRFADFNRFTNSPVANYKGELYSLPFNMYTFNKMWGVVTPQEAAAKIEAQRKAAGITNPKNLEEQAISLVGTDIYEKLIKGYTEKQWGRPCTELPAFIIKRLPVRLTFDNNYFNALHQGIPVGGYTKMVQNMIADVDRIELGTDYLENKAAFDEMADCVVYTGPIDAYFDYRLGHLEYRSVRFETEVLDTDNFQGNAAVNYTDAETPWTRIIEHKWFEFGKDEAGNDLPKTVISREYSSEWQPGDEPYYPVNDDKNSALYQQYKALGEQEKQVVFGGRLGEYKYYDMDAVIAAALDKAQQILA, from the coding sequence ATGAAATACGATTATCTAATCGTCGGAACAGGCCTTTACGGCGCCGTTTTTGCTCACGAAGCAAAGGCGGCCGGCAAGACTGTGATGATGATCGACAAGCGGCCGAATATTGCAGGCAATGTATACACCAAAAAGGTGGAAGGGATCAACGTGCACCAGTACGGGGCCCACATTTTCCACACCAACAACGAAGCCGTGTGGCAGTATGTGAACCGTTTTGCGGATTTTAACCGCTTCACCAATTCCCCGGTGGCCAATTACAAGGGCGAACTGTATTCGCTGCCCTTTAACATGTACACCTTTAACAAGATGTGGGGCGTGGTGACACCTCAGGAAGCTGCGGCGAAAATCGAAGCCCAGCGGAAGGCGGCGGGCATCACCAATCCCAAAAATCTTGAAGAACAGGCCATCAGCCTGGTGGGGACGGACATTTACGAAAAACTCATCAAAGGCTACACTGAAAAGCAGTGGGGACGGCCCTGTACGGAACTGCCGGCCTTTATCATCAAACGCCTGCCGGTGCGCCTGACCTTCGACAACAACTATTTTAACGCCCTGCATCAGGGGATTCCCGTCGGCGGCTACACCAAAATGGTACAGAACATGATCGCCGATGTGGACCGCATCGAACTCGGCACAGATTATCTCGAAAACAAAGCTGCTTTTGACGAAATGGCGGACTGCGTGGTCTACACCGGCCCCATCGACGCCTATTTCGATTACCGTCTCGGTCATCTGGAATACCGCTCGGTTCGTTTTGAAACTGAAGTGCTGGACACCGACAATTTCCAGGGCAATGCTGCGGTCAACTACACCGACGCCGAAACGCCGTGGACCCGGATCATCGAACACAAATGGTTTGAATTCGGAAAAGACGAAGCCGGAAACGATCTGCCCAAGACCGTGATTTCCCGGGAATACTCTTCGGAATGGCAGCCGGGGGACGAACCCTACTACCCGGTCAACGACGACAAGAACAGTGCCCTTTATCAGCAATATAAGGCGCTGGGCGAACAGGAAAAACAGGTGGTCTTCGGCGGCCGCCTCGGTGAATACAAATATTACGATATGGACGCCGTCATTGCTGCTGCTCTCGACAAGGCGCAGCAGATTCTGGCTTGA
- a CDS encoding DUF1858 domain-containing protein, with protein sequence MEQTKITKSMGILEAVKLHPDIQRYFAMAGMSCFGCMAAQYENIEEGCLAHGIDPDVFVRNLNFFISGQKPTEDNLPST encoded by the coding sequence ATGGAACAAACAAAAATCACCAAATCCATGGGGATTCTCGAGGCTGTCAAACTGCACCCCGACATTCAGCGCTACTTCGCCATGGCCGGCATGTCCTGTTTTGGCTGCATGGCCGCCCAGTACGAAAATATCGAAGAAGGCTGCCTCGCCCACGGCATCGACCCGGACGTTTTCGTCCGCAATCTCAATTTCTTTATTTCGGGTCAAAAACCCACGGAAGACAATCTGCCTTCTACCTGA
- a CDS encoding VanZ family protein, translated as MRTTNFFALLTRGLNALAAKLERTDLKAWAGNVWEGYHPVWTPNMVRVGLLILTVSLVAGIVMCFRRRIRPSQLLFGWLLILYLYLMFGSTVFSRVPTAASQANFNLFWEYKSMLAQHSWYLAKQIFLNIAMLMPVGFLFPLSRGKRCFWQTLLFGFACSLSIEVMQYVFHCGLFEFDDIFNNTLGTFIGYMLYRIIIPKRAVSRKRR; from the coding sequence ATGAGAACCACGAATTTTTTTGCCTTGCTGACGCGGGGATTAAACGCTTTGGCGGCGAAGCTTGAGCGGACGGATTTGAAAGCCTGGGCCGGCAACGTCTGGGAAGGGTATCATCCCGTCTGGACGCCGAACATGGTTCGGGTCGGCCTTTTGATTTTAACGGTTTCCCTTGTGGCGGGCATCGTCATGTGCTTCCGCCGGCGCATCCGGCCGAGTCAGCTGCTTTTTGGCTGGCTTTTGATTCTGTATCTGTATTTGATGTTCGGCTCGACGGTGTTTTCCAGAGTGCCGACAGCGGCGTCCCAGGCGAACTTCAATTTGTTCTGGGAATACAAGAGCATGCTGGCCCAGCACAGCTGGTATCTGGCCAAGCAGATTTTCCTCAACATCGCGATGCTCATGCCGGTGGGGTTCTTGTTCCCGCTGTCCCGGGGCAAACGCTGTTTTTGGCAGACCCTGCTCTTCGGTTTCGCCTGTTCGCTTTCCATTGAAGTGATGCAGTACGTCTTCCACTGCGGACTGTTTGAATTCGACGATATTTTCAACAATACCCTGGGAACTTTCATCGGTTATATGCTTTACCGGATCATCATCCCCAAGCGGGCCGTGAGCCGGAAGCGAAGATAA
- the coaE gene encoding dephospho-CoA kinase (Dephospho-CoA kinase (CoaE) performs the final step in coenzyme A biosynthesis.) produces the protein MPSNKRKSIVVGLTGGIASGKSSVSKLLKEKYHCPVVDADQLAHAITAPGGKALPLIVERFGEGVLTPDGALDRGLLRRKMTEDPDVKAALEAIQYPILQQDILEAIADHQKAGTPLVVYDCPMFFQTHQERYVDQILVVICHTPVRVARLMARDHIGEKLAQKMLNLQMSDDEMICRADWIVDNSRDEKTLEQNVEKFITEIL, from the coding sequence ATGCCATCAAATAAACGAAAATCCATTGTCGTCGGCCTCACTGGAGGGATTGCCTCTGGAAAAAGTTCGGTCTCAAAATTGTTAAAAGAGAAGTATCACTGCCCGGTGGTGGACGCGGACCAGCTGGCCCACGCCATCACCGCCCCGGGCGGAAAAGCTCTGCCGCTCATTGTCGAGCGGTTTGGCGAAGGGGTGCTGACCCCGGACGGGGCGCTTGACCGCGGCCTGCTCCGGCGCAAAATGACGGAAGATCCTGATGTGAAGGCGGCTCTCGAAGCCATTCAGTATCCCATTCTCCAACAGGACATTTTAGAAGCAATTGCGGATCACCAAAAGGCCGGGACGCCGCTTGTGGTCTATGACTGCCCGATGTTTTTCCAAACCCATCAGGAACGCTACGTGGATCAGATCCTCGTGGTGATCTGCCACACGCCGGTGCGCGTCGCCCGGCTCATGGCCCGGGATCACATCGGCGAAAAGCTCGCGCAGAAGATGTTAAATCTGCAGATGTCGGACGATGAAATGATCTGCCGGGCGGACTGGATCGTCGACAACAGCCGGGACGAAAAAACTTTGGAACAGAACGTCGAAAAATTTATCACGGAAATTTTATAA